One genomic region from Triplophysa rosa unplaced genomic scaffold, Trosa_1v2 scaffold205_ERROPOS605264+, whole genome shotgun sequence encodes:
- the rrp15 gene encoding RRP15-like protein isoform X2: MAARLKKPHVVVEVENGEVSDDSICIDEEDETSGSEDQDADEEDEESSDMGSDGDEEDQKASDMGSDGDEEDQKASDMGSDGDEEDQKASDMGSDGDEEDQEASVVGSDGDEEDPNPNAGWAEAMAKILGKKVPESKPIILVKNKELDKIKEKEKKERLEKKKQFDKKRTWENMCREKPDVVRDKDHERNLQRIATRGVVQLFNAVKKHQKNVDDKMKDVGGSVRKKAKILSSVSKKDFIDVLRAADGVHRPAIKKEVPVEVKEEHPSWSVLRDDFMMGASMKDWDKESDEGGGEQEPAEDYSSDSE, translated from the exons ATGGCGGCGCGCTTGAAGAAGCCACATGTCGTTGTTGAGGTTGAAAATG gggaAGTTTCTGATGACAGCATTTGTATAGATGAGGAGGATGAAACATCGGGGAGTGAAGACCAGGATGCGGATGAAGAGGATGAGGAGTCATCAGATATGGGGAGTGATGGAGATGAAGAGGACCAGAAAGCATCAGATATGGGGAGCGATGGAGATGAAGAGGATCAGAAGGCATCAGATATGGGGAGCGATGGAGATGAAGAGGATCAGAAGGCATCAGATATGGGGAGTGATGGAGATGAAGAGGATCAGGAGGCATCAGTTGTGGGGAGCGATGGAGATGAAGAGGATCCCAATCCCAACGCCGGCTGGGCTGAGGCTATGGCCAAAATCCTGGGGAAGAAAGTACCAGAAAGCAAACCCATCATTCTTGTGAAGAACAAAGAGCTGGACAAGATCAAGGAGAAGGAGAAGAAAGAGCGTCTTGAAAAAAAGAAGCAG TTTGATAAGAAACGAACATGGGAGAATATGTGCCGCGAGAAGCCTGATGTGGTACGAGACAAAGACCATGAGAGGAATCTACAGAGAATTGCTACTAG GGGTGTAGTGCAGTTGTTCAATGCTGTGaagaaacatcagaaaaatgtggATGACAAGATGAAGGATGTTGGGGGTTCAGTGAGAAAGAAAGCCAAAATCCTCTCATCTGTGTCTAAGAAAGACTTTATTGATGTCCTTCGAGCAGCAGATGGTGTTCACAGACCTGCCATCAAGAAAGAAGTG CCTGTAGAAGTGAAGGAGGAGCATCCATCGTGGAGTGTGCTGAGAGATGATTTTATGATGGGCGCCTCTATGAAGGACTGGGATAAGGAGAGTGATGAAGGTGGAGGTGAACAGGAGCCAGCTGAGGACTACAGCAGTGATTCTGAGTGA
- the rrp15 gene encoding RRP15-like protein isoform X1, with product MAARLKKPHVVVEVENGEVSDDSICIDEEDETSGSEDQDADEEDEESSDMGSDGDEEDQKASDMGSDGDEEDQKASDMGSDGDEEDQKASDMGSDGDEEDQEASVVGSDGDEEDPNPNAGWAEAMAKILGKKVPESKPIILVKNKELDKIKEKEKKERLEKKKQFDKKRTWENMCREKPDVVRDKDHERNLQRIATRGVVQLFNAVKKHQKNVDDKMKDVGGSVRKKAKILSSVSKKDFIDVLRAADGVHRPAIKKEVQPVEVKEEHPSWSVLRDDFMMGASMKDWDKESDEGGGEQEPAEDYSSDSE from the exons ATGGCGGCGCGCTTGAAGAAGCCACATGTCGTTGTTGAGGTTGAAAATG gggaAGTTTCTGATGACAGCATTTGTATAGATGAGGAGGATGAAACATCGGGGAGTGAAGACCAGGATGCGGATGAAGAGGATGAGGAGTCATCAGATATGGGGAGTGATGGAGATGAAGAGGACCAGAAAGCATCAGATATGGGGAGCGATGGAGATGAAGAGGATCAGAAGGCATCAGATATGGGGAGCGATGGAGATGAAGAGGATCAGAAGGCATCAGATATGGGGAGTGATGGAGATGAAGAGGATCAGGAGGCATCAGTTGTGGGGAGCGATGGAGATGAAGAGGATCCCAATCCCAACGCCGGCTGGGCTGAGGCTATGGCCAAAATCCTGGGGAAGAAAGTACCAGAAAGCAAACCCATCATTCTTGTGAAGAACAAAGAGCTGGACAAGATCAAGGAGAAGGAGAAGAAAGAGCGTCTTGAAAAAAAGAAGCAG TTTGATAAGAAACGAACATGGGAGAATATGTGCCGCGAGAAGCCTGATGTGGTACGAGACAAAGACCATGAGAGGAATCTACAGAGAATTGCTACTAG GGGTGTAGTGCAGTTGTTCAATGCTGTGaagaaacatcagaaaaatgtggATGACAAGATGAAGGATGTTGGGGGTTCAGTGAGAAAGAAAGCCAAAATCCTCTCATCTGTGTCTAAGAAAGACTTTATTGATGTCCTTCGAGCAGCAGATGGTGTTCACAGACCTGCCATCAAGAAAGAAGTG CAGCCTGTAGAAGTGAAGGAGGAGCATCCATCGTGGAGTGTGCTGAGAGATGATTTTATGATGGGCGCCTCTATGAAGGACTGGGATAAGGAGAGTGATGAAGGTGGAGGTGAACAGGAGCCAGCTGAGGACTACAGCAGTGATTCTGAGTGA